In Pseudomonas fluorescens, one genomic interval encodes:
- a CDS encoding fasciclin domain-containing protein, with translation MHMLIKRLAVACFTLLCLGAGSSFAADTVMVGGAAMYPTKTIVENAVNSKDHTTLVAAVKAAGLVDTLNSKGPFTVFAPTNEAFAKLPAGTVDTLVKPEHKADLTKILTYHVVAGTHTAKQLMDDAKMHGGKVMLKTVQGESLTVMLHDGKLWVQDAKGGKAAITIADVMQSNGVIHVVDTVLMPN, from the coding sequence ATGCACATGCTCATCAAACGCCTTGCTGTCGCTTGCTTCACCCTGCTCTGCCTCGGCGCTGGATCCAGTTTTGCCGCCGATACCGTGATGGTTGGCGGCGCGGCCATGTATCCGACCAAGACCATCGTCGAGAATGCAGTCAACTCCAAGGATCACACGACCCTGGTCGCTGCGGTCAAGGCCGCCGGGCTGGTGGATACGCTCAACAGCAAGGGCCCGTTCACGGTCTTCGCCCCCACCAACGAAGCCTTCGCAAAACTGCCCGCCGGCACGGTCGATACATTGGTCAAGCCTGAACACAAGGCCGATCTGACGAAGATCCTGACTTACCACGTCGTCGCCGGCACTCACACGGCTAAACAGTTGATGGACGACGCCAAAATGCACGGCGGCAAAGTGATGCTGAAAACCGTCCAGGGCGAATCGCTGACCGTGATGTTGCACGACGGCAAGCTGTGGGTGCAGGACGCCAAAGGCGGCAAGGCGGCCATTACCATCGCGGACGTCATGCAATCCAATGGCGTGATTCATGTGGTCGATACGGTGCTGATGCCGAATTGA
- a CDS encoding SgcJ/EcaC family oxidoreductase, protein MTQIKNPEDAPAAFQAAWNAHDMAALGALFDPQATFVNRFGHFVRGVEQIVALHAPIHQTIYRDSTLESELIDIDPVADGVAIIHFWSRLSAGAAHPAGAHVVDTLILAVLIRQNEAWRIRALENVTLTNPRTGEATLRD, encoded by the coding sequence ATGACTCAGATAAAAAACCCCGAAGACGCTCCCGCCGCATTCCAGGCAGCCTGGAACGCTCACGACATGGCGGCACTCGGAGCTCTGTTCGATCCGCAAGCGACGTTCGTCAATCGTTTCGGCCACTTCGTTCGGGGCGTCGAGCAGATCGTTGCGCTGCACGCGCCCATTCACCAGACGATCTATCGTGACTCCACTCTTGAGAGTGAACTGATCGATATCGATCCTGTTGCTGACGGGGTGGCGATCATTCACTTCTGGAGTCGTTTGTCGGCCGGTGCTGCGCATCCGGCCGGAGCGCATGTGGTGGATACGCTGATTCTCGCGGTGCTGATCAGGCAGAACGAGGCTTGGCGCATCAGAGCGCTGGAAAATGTGACCCTGACCAACCCGCGCACAGGTGAAGCCACCCTGCGTGATTAG
- a CDS encoding NADH:flavin oxidoreductase/NADH oxidase family protein, translated as MNVFDPLTLPNGSTIKNRIAKAAMEENMADADQAPSAELMRLYQAWADGGAGLIITGNVMVDGRAMTGPGGVVLQDDQQLDKFKRWARIGRSAGAQFWLQINHPGRQMQSNLGQKTWAPSAVPLELGKLSKRFATPHAMTASVIKDVIQRFANTARQGEQAGFTGVEIHAAHGYLLSQFLSPLTNQRMDEWGGSLQNRARLLVEIVKAVRAVVSAEFAVAVKLNSADFQRGGFTADDAKKVVELLNDLGVDLVELSGGSYEVPAMQGEARDGRTLAREAYFVEFARDLQTVAKMPVMVTGGIRRRPVAESVVHSGVDMVGIGTALAIDPYLPRDWLQGKDNAPQLPPITWKNKAIAALANMAVVKFQLGKLSRAKKPDPGVSPLRALILQQIAMAFRTRQYRRWVEKRSV; from the coding sequence ATGAATGTGTTCGACCCCCTGACCTTACCCAACGGTTCGACCATCAAGAACCGCATCGCCAAAGCCGCCATGGAGGAAAACATGGCGGACGCCGACCAGGCGCCCTCTGCAGAACTGATGCGTCTGTATCAGGCATGGGCCGACGGTGGTGCCGGGCTGATCATCACCGGCAACGTGATGGTCGACGGCCGCGCCATGACCGGGCCGGGCGGCGTGGTGCTGCAGGATGATCAGCAACTCGACAAGTTCAAGCGCTGGGCGCGGATCGGCCGTTCTGCCGGTGCGCAGTTCTGGTTGCAGATCAATCATCCGGGGCGCCAGATGCAGTCCAACCTCGGGCAGAAAACCTGGGCGCCGTCAGCGGTGCCGCTGGAGCTGGGCAAACTGTCCAAGCGTTTCGCCACGCCCCACGCCATGACCGCCAGTGTGATCAAGGACGTCATCCAGCGTTTTGCCAATACCGCACGCCAGGGTGAACAGGCGGGGTTCACCGGCGTGGAAATCCACGCCGCCCACGGCTATCTGTTGAGCCAGTTTCTCTCGCCTCTGACCAATCAACGGATGGACGAGTGGGGCGGCTCTCTGCAGAACCGCGCGCGGTTGTTGGTCGAGATCGTCAAGGCAGTCAGGGCCGTGGTTTCTGCAGAGTTTGCCGTAGCGGTCAAACTCAATTCCGCCGATTTCCAGCGCGGCGGATTCACCGCTGACGACGCGAAAAAGGTCGTTGAGCTGCTCAACGATTTGGGCGTGGATCTGGTGGAACTGTCCGGTGGCAGCTACGAAGTTCCGGCCATGCAAGGTGAGGCGCGCGATGGTCGAACTCTGGCTCGCGAGGCCTATTTCGTCGAATTTGCCCGGGACCTTCAGACCGTTGCCAAAATGCCAGTGATGGTCACCGGCGGCATCCGCCGTCGTCCGGTTGCCGAAAGCGTCGTGCACAGTGGTGTGGACATGGTCGGCATCGGTACCGCGTTGGCCATCGATCCGTACCTGCCGCGTGACTGGCTGCAGGGCAAGGACAACGCCCCGCAATTGCCGCCGATCACCTGGAAAAACAAGGCCATTGCGGCCTTGGCGAACATGGCGGTGGTGAAGTTTCAGCTGGGTAAACTCAGTCGGGCGAAAAAGCCTGATCCGGGTGTGTCACCGTTACGCGCGCTGATTTTGCAGCAGATCGCCATGGCGTTTCGCACCCGGCAATATCGGCGCTGGGTGGAAAAGCGTTCGGTGTGA
- a CDS encoding MerR family transcriptional regulator: MKIGELEARSGASRHTLRYYEQIGLISPLRQTNNYRVYTEQTLQDLDFIQRAQSMGFSLGEIGEILDAQRNKLIDCADGAKLIEKKMAEIKQKIANLQSIHRYLDVERATLEASAARQLELQQLSDAANH; encoded by the coding sequence ATGAAAATCGGCGAACTCGAGGCTCGCAGCGGCGCCAGCCGTCATACGTTGCGTTACTACGAGCAAATCGGCCTGATCTCACCGCTGCGGCAAACCAACAACTATCGTGTCTACACCGAGCAAACCCTGCAGGATCTGGACTTTATCCAGCGCGCGCAAAGCATGGGATTTTCCTTGGGGGAAATAGGCGAGATTCTGGATGCGCAGCGCAACAAGCTGATCGACTGTGCTGACGGCGCGAAGCTGATTGAAAAGAAGATGGCCGAAATCAAACAGAAAATTGCCAACCTCCAAAGCATCCATCGGTATCTGGATGTAGAGCGTGCGACCCTCGAAGCGAGTGCTGCCAGGCAACTTGAGCTTCAACAGTTGAGCGACGCTGCCAATCATTGA
- a CDS encoding MerR family transcriptional regulator, whose translation MRIGELAKISGLAPSRIRFYEASGLITSVARKANGYRDYAPDTQWVLHIITGAQAAGFSLEEIRQLMPMNASGWQHDQLLSGLKQKVEEIEVLQQRLAQNKEQLQLVIQGIEGKPVGVACADNAQMLINRLREQGVVGAAECRDVAR comes from the coding sequence ATGAGAATTGGTGAACTGGCAAAAATCAGCGGACTGGCGCCATCGCGTATCCGCTTCTACGAAGCGAGCGGGTTGATCACTTCAGTCGCGCGCAAAGCCAATGGTTATCGCGATTACGCCCCCGACACACAGTGGGTGTTGCATATCATCACCGGCGCGCAGGCGGCAGGTTTCTCCCTGGAGGAAATCCGTCAGTTGATGCCGATGAACGCGAGTGGCTGGCAGCATGACCAGTTGCTCAGTGGCTTGAAGCAAAAGGTCGAAGAAATCGAGGTGCTGCAGCAACGGCTGGCGCAGAACAAGGAACAACTTCAGCTCGTCATCCAGGGCATTGAAGGCAAGCCCGTGGGAGTGGCGTGCGCGGACAATGCGCAAATGCTGATAAATCGACTGCGCGAACAAGGTGTGGTGGGCGCTGCAGAGTGTCGCGATGTGGCGCGTTAA
- a CDS encoding GFA family protein → MTTGQCLCAAVRFSLSVEPRFFYRCHCSLCRKQTGVGFNLATLVNARDFRWDAGQDLINSWVKPSGYRNDFCAQCGSTVPNPLRESPYVWIPLGLLDEDLSMECVGDFCVDDAMSWDTQRSTQSYHGAVESLAFLLQKLRVNPD, encoded by the coding sequence ATGACAACAGGGCAGTGTCTTTGCGCGGCAGTACGCTTTTCCCTCTCAGTGGAACCGCGCTTTTTCTATCGCTGCCACTGCTCATTGTGTCGCAAGCAAACCGGTGTCGGGTTCAACCTCGCCACTCTGGTCAACGCTCGGGACTTTCGCTGGGATGCAGGGCAGGACTTGATTAACAGTTGGGTCAAACCCAGCGGCTACAGAAACGACTTCTGCGCACAATGCGGCTCGACCGTGCCCAACCCGCTTCGCGAATCGCCTTACGTGTGGATTCCGCTCGGACTGCTCGATGAGGATCTGAGCATGGAATGCGTTGGCGATTTCTGTGTGGACGATGCCATGTCATGGGATACGCAGCGTTCAACGCAGAGTTATCACGGGGCGGTGGAGTCACTGGCGTTTCTTCTGCAAAAACTCCGGGTCAATCCTGATTGA
- a CDS encoding tRNA (adenine(22)-N(1))-methyltransferase, protein MNEHTLSMRLERVAAHVPAGARLADIGSDHGYLPVALMRRGAIVAAVAGEVALTPFHAAVRTVRDNDLQQHISVRLASGLAAIEPDDGITAISLCGMGGETIRDILDSGKAHLRGHERLILQPNGGEQPLRQWLMDNGYRILDEEVLQENRFFYEIIVAERGAPLSYSAEQLYFGPLLMQARSPAFLAKWQRSLRQKQKTLNSFKQARQAVPEERLEEVARQVQWMTELLA, encoded by the coding sequence TTGAACGAACACACATTGTCCATGCGTCTGGAGCGGGTGGCGGCGCATGTACCGGCCGGCGCGCGCTTGGCGGATATCGGCTCGGATCACGGCTATCTGCCGGTGGCCCTGATGCGACGTGGCGCCATCGTTGCGGCGGTGGCCGGCGAGGTGGCGCTGACGCCGTTCCATGCCGCGGTGCGCACGGTGCGCGACAACGATCTGCAGCAGCACATCAGCGTGCGTCTGGCCAGTGGCCTGGCGGCGATCGAGCCTGATGACGGAATCACCGCGATCAGCCTCTGCGGCATGGGCGGCGAGACGATTCGCGACATCCTCGACAGCGGCAAGGCGCACCTGCGCGGGCACGAACGGCTGATCCTGCAACCCAACGGCGGCGAGCAACCCCTGCGCCAATGGCTGATGGACAACGGCTACCGCATTCTTGATGAGGAAGTGCTGCAGGAAAACCGTTTCTTCTACGAAATCATCGTCGCCGAGCGCGGCGCACCACTGAGTTATAGCGCCGAACAGTTGTACTTCGGCCCGTTGCTGATGCAAGCACGCAGCCCGGCATTCCTCGCTAAATGGCAGCGTTCTTTAAGGCAGAAACAGAAAACCCTGAACAGTTTCAAACAGGCGCGCCAGGCTGTGCCCGAGGAGAGGCTGGAAGAGGTTGCGCGGCAGGTGCAGTGGATGACTGAGTTGCTGGCGTGA